The following coding sequences are from one Paenibacillus sp. FSL R5-0912 window:
- a CDS encoding alpha-amylase, with amino-acid sequence MKRNHTMMQFFEWHVAADGEHWKRLAQMAPDLKAAGIDSVWVPPVTKAVSPDDTGYGVYDLYDLGEFDQKGAVRTKYGTKQELVDAIAECLKNGIAVYVDLVMNHKAGADETEVFEVIEVDPNDRNKDISQPFEIEGWTKFDFPGRGDEYSSFKWNHTHFNGTDFDAKASRNGVFRIDGTNKGWNQNVDDEFGNYDYLMFANIDYSNEDVKNEMLNWGKWLVDTLQCSGYRLDAIKHINHEFIKEFAAEMKKKRGEDFYIVGEFWNSNLEACREFLNTVDYQIDLFDVSLHYKLYSAALAGRDFDLTHIFDDTLVQTHPANAVTFVDNHDSQPHEALESWVGDWFKQSAYALILLRRDGYPVVFYGDYYGIGGPAPVEGKKNAIDPLLCARYNKAYGDQDDYFDHPNTIGWVRRGVPEIEGSGCAVVISNGDNGEKRMLAGEERGGEVWEDLTGNRQETVTIGEDGWAVFPVNGGSVSVWALPDPEPEDVCVKE; translated from the coding sequence ATGAAGAGAAACCATACCATGATGCAATTTTTTGAATGGCATGTTGCCGCAGACGGAGAACACTGGAAACGCCTTGCCCAAATGGCCCCTGACCTGAAGGCAGCGGGGATTGATTCCGTATGGGTCCCTCCCGTAACCAAGGCGGTCTCTCCAGATGATACCGGTTATGGAGTCTATGATCTATATGATTTGGGGGAATTTGATCAAAAGGGTGCCGTGCGCACGAAATACGGAACCAAGCAGGAACTGGTCGACGCGATTGCCGAATGTCTGAAGAACGGAATCGCGGTTTACGTGGATCTGGTCATGAACCATAAGGCCGGGGCGGATGAGACAGAAGTGTTTGAGGTCATTGAGGTCGATCCTAACGACCGCAATAAGGATATCTCCCAGCCGTTTGAGATCGAAGGCTGGACCAAGTTTGATTTTCCGGGACGCGGGGATGAGTACTCCAGCTTCAAATGGAACCATACCCACTTCAACGGCACCGATTTCGATGCCAAGGCGAGCCGCAACGGCGTATTCCGGATCGATGGGACGAACAAAGGCTGGAATCAGAATGTGGATGACGAATTCGGCAATTACGACTATCTGATGTTCGCCAACATTGATTACAGCAATGAAGACGTGAAGAACGAAATGCTGAACTGGGGCAAATGGCTGGTGGACACCCTGCAGTGCAGCGGCTACCGCCTGGATGCTATTAAGCATATCAACCATGAATTCATCAAAGAATTTGCGGCGGAGATGAAAAAGAAACGCGGCGAAGACTTCTACATTGTCGGCGAATTCTGGAACTCCAACCTGGAGGCCTGCCGCGAATTCCTGAACACTGTTGACTATCAGATCGATCTGTTCGATGTATCGCTGCATTATAAGCTCTACTCGGCTGCGCTTGCGGGCAGGGACTTCGATCTGACACATATCTTTGACGATACGCTGGTCCAGACGCATCCGGCCAATGCCGTCACCTTCGTTGACAACCATGACTCCCAGCCGCATGAGGCGCTGGAATCATGGGTCGGCGACTGGTTCAAGCAGAGCGCCTATGCCCTGATTCTGCTGCGGAGGGACGGATACCCCGTTGTCTTCTACGGCGATTATTACGGTATCGGCGGCCCGGCGCCGGTGGAGGGCAAGAAAAACGCCATCGATCCTCTGCTCTGCGCCCGTTACAATAAGGCCTACGGCGACCAGGATGATTATTTCGACCATCCCAACACCATCGGCTGGGTGCGGCGCGGCGTCCCGGAGATCGAAGGCTCCGGCTGCGCCGTAGTGATCTCGAACGGAGACAACGGAGAGAAGCGGATGCTCGCCGGCGAAGAGCGCGGCGGGGAAGTATGGGAGGATCTGACCGGCAACCGCCAGGAGACTGTCACCATCGGAGAAGACGGCTGGGCGGTATTCCCGGTGAATGGCGGAAGCGTCTCGGTCTGGGCTCTGCCTGATCCGGAGCCGGAGGACGTCTGCGTGAAAGAGTGA
- a CDS encoding biotin transporter BioY, producing the protein MILKKGVLPAMKKWTTRGLIFSALFGAVMIALSFLKISLPFSTVPITMQTLAVMLAGSILGARYGTLAVLIVIGLAAAGFPVMGGSGGLAVLVGPTAGYIFSWPFVAWLIGFFAQRIKQDKYTFVKLLAANFIFGALLVYPGGVWWLAHSTGMDSLSKALTAGMWPFIPGDLTKAVLCSAVVTAVWKVYPIDRILNSDSGVWADGEKSTVIR; encoded by the coding sequence GTGATCCTAAAAAAGGGGGTACTCCCGGCAATGAAGAAATGGACGACCCGCGGCCTGATATTCAGTGCATTATTCGGCGCAGTAATGATTGCTCTGAGTTTTTTAAAGATCTCTCTGCCTTTTTCTACTGTACCTATTACTATGCAGACCCTGGCTGTCATGCTGGCCGGTTCTATTCTGGGAGCACGCTACGGCACCCTCGCCGTACTGATCGTGATCGGACTTGCTGCTGCGGGCTTCCCGGTGATGGGCGGAAGCGGCGGACTCGCGGTGCTGGTTGGCCCGACTGCTGGTTATATTTTCTCCTGGCCGTTCGTAGCCTGGCTGATCGGCTTCTTCGCCCAGCGTATTAAGCAGGATAAATATACTTTCGTGAAGCTGCTTGCGGCTAACTTTATATTTGGTGCGCTGCTTGTCTATCCTGGCGGCGTATGGTGGCTGGCCCACTCTACCGGCATGGACTCGCTCTCCAAGGCGTTAACTGCAGGCATGTGGCCGTTCATTCCGGGCGACTTGACCAAGGCAGTACTATGCTCTGCCGTAGTGACGGCTGTGTGGAAGGTGTATCCGATCGACCGTATTTTAAACAGTGATTCCGGTGTCTGGGCAGACGGGGAGAAGTCAACCGTCATTCGTTAG